One window of the Ammospiza caudacuta isolate bAmmCau1 chromosome 9, bAmmCau1.pri, whole genome shotgun sequence genome contains the following:
- the BTAF1 gene encoding TATA-binding protein-associated factor 172 isoform X2, whose product MAVSRLDRLFILLDTGTTPVTRKAAAQQLGEVVKLHPHELNNLLSKVLVYLRSTNWDTRIAAGQAVEAIVKNVPEWNPTPRSKQEPGSESPNEDSPSTDRLRFDRFDICRLLKHGASLLGSAGAEFEVQDDKSGEIDPKERIARQRKLLQKKLGLDMGAAIGMNTEDLFNDEDLDYSPSPVLLVNKQPTLQAAELIDSEFRAGMSNRQKNKAKRMAKLFAKQRSRDAVEANEKSNDSTDGEPEEKRRKVANVVINQPATDSKTLVENAQEETNEWPLESFCEEVCNDLFNPSWEVRHGAGTGLREILKAHGKSGGKMGDSSLEEVVAPVRETCAQTLGVVLKHMNETGVHKTVDVLLKLLTQEQWEVRHGGLLGIKYALAVRQDMINTLLPKVLPAIIEGLQDLDDDVRAVAAASLVPVVESLVQLQSQKVPFILNTLWDALLELDDLTASTNSIMILLSSLLTYPQVRKCSIQQSLTVLVPRVWPFLHHTISSVRKAALETLFTLLSTQDQSSSTWLTPILQDMLRHIFQFCILESNQEILDLIHKVWLELLNKASVQYVVAAACPWMGAWLCLMMQPSHLPIDLNMLLEVKTRSKEKAGAKLRQGQAQNKEVIQEYIAGADSIAEDPATRDYVVMRARMMAAKLLGALCCCICDPGVNTVTQEIKPAESLAQLLLFHLNSKSALQRISVALVICEWAALQKECTTVAICVQPRLLGVLSEHLYYDEIAVPFTRMQNECKQLLSLLADSHIDIGNRVNCSVFTIDQANELVTSVFNEVTSSFTLNPKVLQQLDSKRQQVQMTVAETNQEWQVLHLRVHTFAACAVVNLQQLPEKLNPVIKPLMEAIKKEENTLIQNYVASCIAKLLQQCTTRSPCPNSKIIKNLCNSLCVDPHLTPLAACPAQPQSSHENSKGPNSDKDGMQHTVTKHRGIITLYRHQKAAFAITSRRGPTPKAPKAPIADLPTGSSGSIPTELDEAQKPYVVQRRGAEFALSTIAKHFGAEMATGLPHLWDAMVGSLRNNIHINNFDRKLLLEKGDAPAQELVNSLQVFETTAASMDTQLHPLLIQHLPHLYMCLQHPSTAVRHMASRCVGVMSKIATMETMNIFLEKVLPWLGAIDDNTKQEGAIEALACVMEQLDVGIVPYIVLLVVPVLGRMSDQTNSVRFMATQCFATLIRLMPLEAGIPDPPNMSEELIRMKAKERHFLEQLLDGKKLENYEIPVPIKAELRKYQQDGVNWLAFLNKYKLHGILCDDMGLGKTLQSICILAGDHCLRAQEYARTKLVDSVPLPSLVVCPPTLTGHWVDEVGKFCSKEYLNPLHYTGPPTERARLQHQVKRHNLIVASYDVVRNDIDFFRNIKFNYCILDEGHVIKNGKTKLSKAVKQLTANYRIILSGTPIQNNVLELWSLFDFLMPGFLGTERQFAARYGKPILASRDARSSSREQEAGVLAMEALHRQVLPFLLRRMKEDVLQDLPPKIIQDYYCILSPLQVQLYEDFAKSRAKCDIDETVSSISLNDETEKPKLKSTGHVFQALQYLRKLCNHPALVLTTQHPEYKRITEQLAAQNSSLRDIQHAPKLSALKQLLLDCGLGNGGSSESGTEAVVAQHRVLIFCQLKSMLDIVEHDLLRPQLPSVTYLRLDGSIPAGQRHSIVSRFNNDPSIDVLLLTTHVGGLGLNLTGADTVVFVEHDWNPMRDLQAMDRAHRIGQKRVVNVYRLITRGTLEEKIMGLQKFKMNIANTVISQENASLQSMGTEQLLDLFTLDKDGKTEKADTSTSSGKASMKSVLENLGELWDQEQYDTEYSLENFMHSLK is encoded by the exons ATGGCCGTCTCCAG GCTCGATCGTCTCTTTATTTTACTGGACACTGGGACAACACCTGTAACaagaaaagcagctgcacagcaacTTGGGGAAGTAGTGAAACTGCATCCTCATGAACTGAATAATCTCTTATCTAAA GTGTTAGTGTATTTAAGAAGCACGAATTGGGATACTCGTATTGCGGCTGGCCAGGCTGTCGAAGCAATAGTGAAAAATGTACCTGAGTGGAATCCAACTCCAAGATCAAAACAAG AACCAGGCTCAGAAAGTCCCAATGAAGATTCACCTTCCACAGACCGGTTGCGCTTTGACAGGTTTGATATCTGTCGCTTGTTGAAACATGGTGCATCTCTTCTTGGATCTGCTGGGGCAGAATTTGAAGTCCAAGATGATAAATCAG GTGAAATTGATCCTAAAGAGAGGATAGCACGACAGAGGAAACTGCTGCAGAAGAAACTTGGCTTAGATATGGGTGCTGCAATTGGAATGAATACTGAGGATCTGTTCAATGATGAAGATTTGGACTATTCTCCTTCTCCAGTTTTACTAGTAAACAAACAACCT ACTCTTCAGGCTGCTGAGTTAATTGACTCAGAATTTCGAGCTGGTATGAGCAATAGACAAAAGAATAAAGCCAAAAGAATGGCTAAGCTATTTGCAAAGCAAAGATCCAGAGATGCAGTGGAAGCTAATGAGAAGAG CAATGATAGCACTGATGGGGagccagaagaaaaaagaagaaaagttgcaAATGTTGTCATCAACCAGCCTGCCACAGACTCAAAAACATTGGTAGAAAATGCTCAGGAAGAG ACAAATGAATGGCCTCTGGAAAGCTTTTGTGAAGAGGTGTGCAATGATCTCTTTAACCCTTCTTGGGAG GTTCGACATGGTGCAGGTACTGGACTGAGAGAGATACTTAAAGCTCATGGTAAAAGTGGTGGTAAAATGGGAGATAGCTCTTTAGAGGAG GTAGTGGCACCAGTACGTGAGACTTGTGCTCAGACTTTGGGAGTAGTATTGAAACACATGAATGAAACTGGTGTTCATAAAACTGTGGATGTTCTCCTGAAGCTGCTTACACAGGAGCAGTGGGAAGTGAGACACGGTGGTCTCCTAGGAATAAAGTATGCTTTGGCAGTACGTCAG GACATGATCAACACTTTATTGCCTAAAGTGTTGCCTGCAATAATTGAAGGTCTGCAAGATCTGGATGATGATGTCCGAGCTGTTGCTGCAGCATCTTTAGTACCAGTAGTGGAAAGCCTGGTCCAGCTTCAGTCTCAGAAG GTGCCTTTTATTCTTAATACCTTGTGGGATGCACTTCTGGAGTTGGATGACTTGACAGCTTCCACAAACAGTATCATGATCCTTCTTTCATCCCTTCTGACTTACCCTCAGGTCCGCAAATGCAG TATTCAGCAATCCCTGACAGTTTTGGTCCCACGTGTGTGGCCGTTCTTGCACCACACAATATCTTCTGTGCGAAAAGCAGCACTGGAAACATTATTCACATTGTTGTCTACCCAAGACCAG AGTTCATCAACATGGCTGACTCCAATTCTGCAAGACATGTTGAGGCACATATTTCAGTTTTGTATCTTAGAAAGCAACCAAGAAATTCTGGATCTTATTCACAAG GTGTGGCTGGAACTGTTAAACAAGGCATCTGTACAGTATGTTGTTGCAGCTGCTTGTCCATGGATGGGAGCCTGGCTCTGCTTAATGATGCAGCCATCTCATTTGCCCATTGACTTAAACATGTTGCTAGAAGTAAAAACCAGGTCCAAA GAAAAAGCAGGTGCTAAACTGCGTCAAGGGCAAGCCCAGAACAAGGAAGTGATTCAGGAATACATTGCTGGGGCAGACAGCATTGCAGAAGATCCAGCAACCAGGGACTACGTTGTCATGCGTGCTCGGATGATGGCAGCAAA GTTGCTGGGAGCACTTTGTTGCTGCATTTGTGACCCAGGTGTAAATACTGTTACCCAAGAAATAAAGCCAGCTGAATCATTAGCTCAGCTACTGCTCTTCCACTTGAATTCTAAATCTGCCTTGCAGAGGATTAGTGTTGCGTTAGTAATCTGTGAGTGGGCAGCCTTGCAAAAG GAGTGTACAACTGTGGCTATTTGTGTTCAACCTCGTTTACTTGGGGTCCTTTCTGAACATCTCTATTATGATGAAATTGCTGTTCCTTTTACGCGGATGCAAAACGAATGTAAACAACTCCTCTCATTGCTAGCTGATTCTCACATTGACATTGGAAACAGAGTGAACTGCAGTGTATTTACAATAGATCAAGCTAATGAGCTG GTTACTTCTGTTTTCAATGAGGTGACATCATCCTTTACTTTGAATCCTAAAGTTCTGCAGCAGTTGGACAGTAAAAGGCAACAAGTCCAAATGACTGTTGCAGAAACAAATCAGGAATGGCAGGTGTTGCATCTGCGAGTCCATACCTTTGCTGCATGTGCAGTTGTGAACTTGCAGCAACTTCCAGAAAAACTAAATCCTGTTATAAAACCCTTAATGGAAGCTAtcaaaaaagaagagaataCACTCATACAAAACTATGTGGCTTCATGCATAGCAAAGTTACTTCAGCAGTGTACAACCAGGTCTCCTTGTCCCAACTCAAAGATTATAAAAAATCTTTGCAATTCCCTGTGTGTGGATCCACATCTGACCCCACTGGCAGCATGTCCTGCACAGCCTCAGAGTAGCCATGAAAACTCAAAAG GTCCCAACTCTGATAAAGATGGGATGCAGCACACAGTTACTAAGCACAGGGGAATAATTACACTGTACAGACATCAGAAAGCTGCTTTTGCCATTACAAGTCGGCGAGGTCCTACGCCAAAAGCTCCAAAAGCCCCTATTGCAGATCtccccacaggcagcagtggAAGCATTCCTACAGAACTTGATGAG GCTCAGAAACCTTATGTTGTACAGAGAAGAGGAGCTGAATTTGCCTTATCTACTATAGCTAAACATTTTGGTGCTGAAATGGCAACGGGATTGCCACATCTCTGGGATGCTATGGTTGGTTCGTTAAGGAACAACATTCACATAAATAATTTTG ACCGAAAGCTGTTACTGGAAAAAGGAGATGCTCCTGCCCAGGAACTGGTGAATTCCTTGCAGGTTTTTGAAACAACAGCAGCTTCAATGGACACTCAGCTACATCCTCTG tTAATACAGCATTTGCCTCATCTTTACATGTGCCTTCAacatcccagcactgctgtgagaCACATGGCTTCCCGTTGTGTGGGTGTTATGAGCAAAATAGCAACCATGGAAACAATGAATATCTTTCTAGAGAAAGTTCTGCCGTGGCTGGGAGCAATAGATGACAACACCAAACAAGAGGGTGCAATTGAAGCACTTGCAT GTGTAATGGAGCAGCTGGATGTTGGTATTGTCCCATACATTGTTCTCCTGGTGGTTCCAGTTCTGGGCAGAATGAGTGATCAGACAAACAGTGTACGTTTTATGGCCACTCAGTGCTTTGCCACACTGATCAGACTGATGCCTCTTGAG GCTGGTATACCAGACCCACCAAACATGTCTGAAGAATTAATCAGGATGAAGGCTAAAGAACGTCACTTTCTGGAGCAATTACTGGATGgaaaaaaactggaaaactATGAAATTCCAGTACCAATCAAAGCAGAGCTCAGAAAATACCAGCAG GATGGAGTGAACTGGCTTGCATTTCTCAATAAATACAAACTTCATGGAATTCTTTGTGATGACATGGGTTTAGGAAAAACTTTACAATCCATTTGCATTCTTGCAGGTGATCATTGCCTCAG GGCTCAGGAATATGCAAGAACAAAACTGGTGGACAGTGTTCCTCTTCCCTCCTTGGTGGTGTGTCCTCCTACACTCACAGGACACTGGGTGGATGAAGTGGGCAAATTTTGCTCAAAAGAATATCTTAATCCATTGCACTATACAGGACCTCCTACTGAGAGAGCAAG attgcaACACCAGGTGAAAAGACACAATCTCATAGTGGCTTCATATGATGTTGTAAGAAATGACATTGACTTCTTCAG AAATATTAAGTTTAATTACTGCATTCTTGATGAAGGCCATgtaataaaaaatggaaaaacaaagctGTCAAAAGCAGTAAAACAGCTGACTGCTAATTACAGGATAATTCTTTCTGGGACACCAATCCAG AACAACGTGTTGGAGTTGTGGTCGTTGTTTGACTTCCTAATGCCAGGGTTCCTGGGCACTGAGCGCCAGTTTGCAGCTCGCTATGGCAAACCAATCCTGGCAAGCCGAGATGCCCGCAGCTCCAGTCGAGAACAAGAGGCTG GGGTACTTGCAATGGAAGCTCTGCACCGCCAAGTGCTGCCATTCCTGCTAAGGAGAATGAAAGAGGATGTGCTGCAAGATCTGCCACCCAAAATTATTCAAGATTATTACTGTATTCTCAGTCCTCTACAG GTTCAGCTTTATGAAGATTTTGCCAAGTCTCGTGCCAAATGTGATATTGATGAAACAGTTTCTTCAATTTCACTGAATGACGAAACTGAAAAACCAAAGCTTAAATCTACAGGTCATGTATTTCAG GCATTGCAGTACTTGCGGAAGCTCTGCAACCATCCAGCATTGGTGCTCACAACCCAACACCCAGAGTACAAGAGAATTACAGAGCAACTTGCAGCTCAGAATTCTTCCCTTCGAGACATCCAGCATGCACCTAAGCTGTCTGCTTTGAAACAA CTGCTGCTAGATTGTGGTTTGGGGAATGGTGGATCTTCAGAAAGTGGTACAGAAGCAGTTGtggcccagcacagagtgcttaTCTTCTGTCAGCTGAAGAGTATGCTGGACATAGTGGAGCACGACCTTCTGAGACCTCAGTTACCTTCAGTTACGTACCTGCGGCTGGACGGCAGCATTCCTGCTGGGCAGAGACATTCCATTGTTTCCCG GTTTAATAATGACCCATCTATAGATGTTCTTTTGCTCACCACTCACGTTGGTGGACTGGGACTTAACTTGACAGGGGCTGACACCGTTGTGTTTGTGGAACATGACTGGAACCCGATGAGAGACCTGCAAGCCATGGATCGGGCACATCGCATTGGGCAG aaacgTGTTGTTAATGTATATCGCCTGATAACCAGGGGAACTCTGGAAGAGAAGATCATGGGTCTTCAAAAGTTCAAAATGAATATTGCAAATACAGTGATCAGCCAAGAAAATGCAAGCCTACAGAGCATGGGAACAGAGCAGCTTCTTGATCTGTTCACTCTTGACAAG gatggcaaaactgaaaaagcagATACCTCTACCTCTTCTGGGAAAGCATCAATGAAATCAGTACTTGAAAACCTTGGAGAACTATGGGATCAAGAGCAGTATGACACTGAATACAGTCTTGAAAACTTTATGCATTCATTAAAGTAA
- the BTAF1 gene encoding TATA-binding protein-associated factor 172 isoform X1, translating to MAVSRLDRLFILLDTGTTPVTRKAAAQQLGEVVKLHPHELNNLLSKVLVYLRSTNWDTRIAAGQAVEAIVKNVPEWNPTPRSKQEPGSESPNEDSPSTDRLRFDRFDICRLLKHGASLLGSAGAEFEVQDDKSGEIDPKERIARQRKLLQKKLGLDMGAAIGMNTEDLFNDEDLDYSPSPVLLVNKQPTLQAAELIDSEFRAGMSNRQKNKAKRMAKLFAKQRSRDAVEANEKSNDSTDGEPEEKRRKVANVVINQPATDSKTLVENAQEETNEWPLESFCEEVCNDLFNPSWEVRHGAGTGLREILKAHGKSGGKMGDSSLEEMIQQHQEWLEDLVIRLLCVFALDRFGDFVSDEVVAPVRETCAQTLGVVLKHMNETGVHKTVDVLLKLLTQEQWEVRHGGLLGIKYALAVRQDMINTLLPKVLPAIIEGLQDLDDDVRAVAAASLVPVVESLVQLQSQKVPFILNTLWDALLELDDLTASTNSIMILLSSLLTYPQVRKCSIQQSLTVLVPRVWPFLHHTISSVRKAALETLFTLLSTQDQSSSTWLTPILQDMLRHIFQFCILESNQEILDLIHKVWLELLNKASVQYVVAAACPWMGAWLCLMMQPSHLPIDLNMLLEVKTRSKEKAGAKLRQGQAQNKEVIQEYIAGADSIAEDPATRDYVVMRARMMAAKLLGALCCCICDPGVNTVTQEIKPAESLAQLLLFHLNSKSALQRISVALVICEWAALQKECTTVAICVQPRLLGVLSEHLYYDEIAVPFTRMQNECKQLLSLLADSHIDIGNRVNCSVFTIDQANELVTSVFNEVTSSFTLNPKVLQQLDSKRQQVQMTVAETNQEWQVLHLRVHTFAACAVVNLQQLPEKLNPVIKPLMEAIKKEENTLIQNYVASCIAKLLQQCTTRSPCPNSKIIKNLCNSLCVDPHLTPLAACPAQPQSSHENSKGPNSDKDGMQHTVTKHRGIITLYRHQKAAFAITSRRGPTPKAPKAPIADLPTGSSGSIPTELDEAQKPYVVQRRGAEFALSTIAKHFGAEMATGLPHLWDAMVGSLRNNIHINNFDRKLLLEKGDAPAQELVNSLQVFETTAASMDTQLHPLLIQHLPHLYMCLQHPSTAVRHMASRCVGVMSKIATMETMNIFLEKVLPWLGAIDDNTKQEGAIEALACVMEQLDVGIVPYIVLLVVPVLGRMSDQTNSVRFMATQCFATLIRLMPLEAGIPDPPNMSEELIRMKAKERHFLEQLLDGKKLENYEIPVPIKAELRKYQQDGVNWLAFLNKYKLHGILCDDMGLGKTLQSICILAGDHCLRAQEYARTKLVDSVPLPSLVVCPPTLTGHWVDEVGKFCSKEYLNPLHYTGPPTERARLQHQVKRHNLIVASYDVVRNDIDFFRNIKFNYCILDEGHVIKNGKTKLSKAVKQLTANYRIILSGTPIQNNVLELWSLFDFLMPGFLGTERQFAARYGKPILASRDARSSSREQEAGVLAMEALHRQVLPFLLRRMKEDVLQDLPPKIIQDYYCILSPLQVQLYEDFAKSRAKCDIDETVSSISLNDETEKPKLKSTGHVFQALQYLRKLCNHPALVLTTQHPEYKRITEQLAAQNSSLRDIQHAPKLSALKQLLLDCGLGNGGSSESGTEAVVAQHRVLIFCQLKSMLDIVEHDLLRPQLPSVTYLRLDGSIPAGQRHSIVSRFNNDPSIDVLLLTTHVGGLGLNLTGADTVVFVEHDWNPMRDLQAMDRAHRIGQKRVVNVYRLITRGTLEEKIMGLQKFKMNIANTVISQENASLQSMGTEQLLDLFTLDKDGKTEKADTSTSSGKASMKSVLENLGELWDQEQYDTEYSLENFMHSLK from the exons ATGGCCGTCTCCAG GCTCGATCGTCTCTTTATTTTACTGGACACTGGGACAACACCTGTAACaagaaaagcagctgcacagcaacTTGGGGAAGTAGTGAAACTGCATCCTCATGAACTGAATAATCTCTTATCTAAA GTGTTAGTGTATTTAAGAAGCACGAATTGGGATACTCGTATTGCGGCTGGCCAGGCTGTCGAAGCAATAGTGAAAAATGTACCTGAGTGGAATCCAACTCCAAGATCAAAACAAG AACCAGGCTCAGAAAGTCCCAATGAAGATTCACCTTCCACAGACCGGTTGCGCTTTGACAGGTTTGATATCTGTCGCTTGTTGAAACATGGTGCATCTCTTCTTGGATCTGCTGGGGCAGAATTTGAAGTCCAAGATGATAAATCAG GTGAAATTGATCCTAAAGAGAGGATAGCACGACAGAGGAAACTGCTGCAGAAGAAACTTGGCTTAGATATGGGTGCTGCAATTGGAATGAATACTGAGGATCTGTTCAATGATGAAGATTTGGACTATTCTCCTTCTCCAGTTTTACTAGTAAACAAACAACCT ACTCTTCAGGCTGCTGAGTTAATTGACTCAGAATTTCGAGCTGGTATGAGCAATAGACAAAAGAATAAAGCCAAAAGAATGGCTAAGCTATTTGCAAAGCAAAGATCCAGAGATGCAGTGGAAGCTAATGAGAAGAG CAATGATAGCACTGATGGGGagccagaagaaaaaagaagaaaagttgcaAATGTTGTCATCAACCAGCCTGCCACAGACTCAAAAACATTGGTAGAAAATGCTCAGGAAGAG ACAAATGAATGGCCTCTGGAAAGCTTTTGTGAAGAGGTGTGCAATGATCTCTTTAACCCTTCTTGGGAG GTTCGACATGGTGCAGGTACTGGACTGAGAGAGATACTTAAAGCTCATGGTAAAAGTGGTGGTAAAATGGGAGATAGCTCTTTAGAGGAG ATGATTCAGCAGCATCAGGAGTGGCTAGAAGACTTGGTTATTAGACTTCTTTGTGTGTTTGCACTAGACAGATTTGGAGACTTTGTTTCAGATGAA GTAGTGGCACCAGTACGTGAGACTTGTGCTCAGACTTTGGGAGTAGTATTGAAACACATGAATGAAACTGGTGTTCATAAAACTGTGGATGTTCTCCTGAAGCTGCTTACACAGGAGCAGTGGGAAGTGAGACACGGTGGTCTCCTAGGAATAAAGTATGCTTTGGCAGTACGTCAG GACATGATCAACACTTTATTGCCTAAAGTGTTGCCTGCAATAATTGAAGGTCTGCAAGATCTGGATGATGATGTCCGAGCTGTTGCTGCAGCATCTTTAGTACCAGTAGTGGAAAGCCTGGTCCAGCTTCAGTCTCAGAAG GTGCCTTTTATTCTTAATACCTTGTGGGATGCACTTCTGGAGTTGGATGACTTGACAGCTTCCACAAACAGTATCATGATCCTTCTTTCATCCCTTCTGACTTACCCTCAGGTCCGCAAATGCAG TATTCAGCAATCCCTGACAGTTTTGGTCCCACGTGTGTGGCCGTTCTTGCACCACACAATATCTTCTGTGCGAAAAGCAGCACTGGAAACATTATTCACATTGTTGTCTACCCAAGACCAG AGTTCATCAACATGGCTGACTCCAATTCTGCAAGACATGTTGAGGCACATATTTCAGTTTTGTATCTTAGAAAGCAACCAAGAAATTCTGGATCTTATTCACAAG GTGTGGCTGGAACTGTTAAACAAGGCATCTGTACAGTATGTTGTTGCAGCTGCTTGTCCATGGATGGGAGCCTGGCTCTGCTTAATGATGCAGCCATCTCATTTGCCCATTGACTTAAACATGTTGCTAGAAGTAAAAACCAGGTCCAAA GAAAAAGCAGGTGCTAAACTGCGTCAAGGGCAAGCCCAGAACAAGGAAGTGATTCAGGAATACATTGCTGGGGCAGACAGCATTGCAGAAGATCCAGCAACCAGGGACTACGTTGTCATGCGTGCTCGGATGATGGCAGCAAA GTTGCTGGGAGCACTTTGTTGCTGCATTTGTGACCCAGGTGTAAATACTGTTACCCAAGAAATAAAGCCAGCTGAATCATTAGCTCAGCTACTGCTCTTCCACTTGAATTCTAAATCTGCCTTGCAGAGGATTAGTGTTGCGTTAGTAATCTGTGAGTGGGCAGCCTTGCAAAAG GAGTGTACAACTGTGGCTATTTGTGTTCAACCTCGTTTACTTGGGGTCCTTTCTGAACATCTCTATTATGATGAAATTGCTGTTCCTTTTACGCGGATGCAAAACGAATGTAAACAACTCCTCTCATTGCTAGCTGATTCTCACATTGACATTGGAAACAGAGTGAACTGCAGTGTATTTACAATAGATCAAGCTAATGAGCTG GTTACTTCTGTTTTCAATGAGGTGACATCATCCTTTACTTTGAATCCTAAAGTTCTGCAGCAGTTGGACAGTAAAAGGCAACAAGTCCAAATGACTGTTGCAGAAACAAATCAGGAATGGCAGGTGTTGCATCTGCGAGTCCATACCTTTGCTGCATGTGCAGTTGTGAACTTGCAGCAACTTCCAGAAAAACTAAATCCTGTTATAAAACCCTTAATGGAAGCTAtcaaaaaagaagagaataCACTCATACAAAACTATGTGGCTTCATGCATAGCAAAGTTACTTCAGCAGTGTACAACCAGGTCTCCTTGTCCCAACTCAAAGATTATAAAAAATCTTTGCAATTCCCTGTGTGTGGATCCACATCTGACCCCACTGGCAGCATGTCCTGCACAGCCTCAGAGTAGCCATGAAAACTCAAAAG GTCCCAACTCTGATAAAGATGGGATGCAGCACACAGTTACTAAGCACAGGGGAATAATTACACTGTACAGACATCAGAAAGCTGCTTTTGCCATTACAAGTCGGCGAGGTCCTACGCCAAAAGCTCCAAAAGCCCCTATTGCAGATCtccccacaggcagcagtggAAGCATTCCTACAGAACTTGATGAG GCTCAGAAACCTTATGTTGTACAGAGAAGAGGAGCTGAATTTGCCTTATCTACTATAGCTAAACATTTTGGTGCTGAAATGGCAACGGGATTGCCACATCTCTGGGATGCTATGGTTGGTTCGTTAAGGAACAACATTCACATAAATAATTTTG ACCGAAAGCTGTTACTGGAAAAAGGAGATGCTCCTGCCCAGGAACTGGTGAATTCCTTGCAGGTTTTTGAAACAACAGCAGCTTCAATGGACACTCAGCTACATCCTCTG tTAATACAGCATTTGCCTCATCTTTACATGTGCCTTCAacatcccagcactgctgtgagaCACATGGCTTCCCGTTGTGTGGGTGTTATGAGCAAAATAGCAACCATGGAAACAATGAATATCTTTCTAGAGAAAGTTCTGCCGTGGCTGGGAGCAATAGATGACAACACCAAACAAGAGGGTGCAATTGAAGCACTTGCAT GTGTAATGGAGCAGCTGGATGTTGGTATTGTCCCATACATTGTTCTCCTGGTGGTTCCAGTTCTGGGCAGAATGAGTGATCAGACAAACAGTGTACGTTTTATGGCCACTCAGTGCTTTGCCACACTGATCAGACTGATGCCTCTTGAG GCTGGTATACCAGACCCACCAAACATGTCTGAAGAATTAATCAGGATGAAGGCTAAAGAACGTCACTTTCTGGAGCAATTACTGGATGgaaaaaaactggaaaactATGAAATTCCAGTACCAATCAAAGCAGAGCTCAGAAAATACCAGCAG GATGGAGTGAACTGGCTTGCATTTCTCAATAAATACAAACTTCATGGAATTCTTTGTGATGACATGGGTTTAGGAAAAACTTTACAATCCATTTGCATTCTTGCAGGTGATCATTGCCTCAG GGCTCAGGAATATGCAAGAACAAAACTGGTGGACAGTGTTCCTCTTCCCTCCTTGGTGGTGTGTCCTCCTACACTCACAGGACACTGGGTGGATGAAGTGGGCAAATTTTGCTCAAAAGAATATCTTAATCCATTGCACTATACAGGACCTCCTACTGAGAGAGCAAG attgcaACACCAGGTGAAAAGACACAATCTCATAGTGGCTTCATATGATGTTGTAAGAAATGACATTGACTTCTTCAG AAATATTAAGTTTAATTACTGCATTCTTGATGAAGGCCATgtaataaaaaatggaaaaacaaagctGTCAAAAGCAGTAAAACAGCTGACTGCTAATTACAGGATAATTCTTTCTGGGACACCAATCCAG AACAACGTGTTGGAGTTGTGGTCGTTGTTTGACTTCCTAATGCCAGGGTTCCTGGGCACTGAGCGCCAGTTTGCAGCTCGCTATGGCAAACCAATCCTGGCAAGCCGAGATGCCCGCAGCTCCAGTCGAGAACAAGAGGCTG GGGTACTTGCAATGGAAGCTCTGCACCGCCAAGTGCTGCCATTCCTGCTAAGGAGAATGAAAGAGGATGTGCTGCAAGATCTGCCACCCAAAATTATTCAAGATTATTACTGTATTCTCAGTCCTCTACAG GTTCAGCTTTATGAAGATTTTGCCAAGTCTCGTGCCAAATGTGATATTGATGAAACAGTTTCTTCAATTTCACTGAATGACGAAACTGAAAAACCAAAGCTTAAATCTACAGGTCATGTATTTCAG GCATTGCAGTACTTGCGGAAGCTCTGCAACCATCCAGCATTGGTGCTCACAACCCAACACCCAGAGTACAAGAGAATTACAGAGCAACTTGCAGCTCAGAATTCTTCCCTTCGAGACATCCAGCATGCACCTAAGCTGTCTGCTTTGAAACAA CTGCTGCTAGATTGTGGTTTGGGGAATGGTGGATCTTCAGAAAGTGGTACAGAAGCAGTTGtggcccagcacagagtgcttaTCTTCTGTCAGCTGAAGAGTATGCTGGACATAGTGGAGCACGACCTTCTGAGACCTCAGTTACCTTCAGTTACGTACCTGCGGCTGGACGGCAGCATTCCTGCTGGGCAGAGACATTCCATTGTTTCCCG GTTTAATAATGACCCATCTATAGATGTTCTTTTGCTCACCACTCACGTTGGTGGACTGGGACTTAACTTGACAGGGGCTGACACCGTTGTGTTTGTGGAACATGACTGGAACCCGATGAGAGACCTGCAAGCCATGGATCGGGCACATCGCATTGGGCAG aaacgTGTTGTTAATGTATATCGCCTGATAACCAGGGGAACTCTGGAAGAGAAGATCATGGGTCTTCAAAAGTTCAAAATGAATATTGCAAATACAGTGATCAGCCAAGAAAATGCAAGCCTACAGAGCATGGGAACAGAGCAGCTTCTTGATCTGTTCACTCTTGACAAG gatggcaaaactgaaaaagcagATACCTCTACCTCTTCTGGGAAAGCATCAATGAAATCAGTACTTGAAAACCTTGGAGAACTATGGGATCAAGAGCAGTATGACACTGAATACAGTCTTGAAAACTTTATGCATTCATTAAAGTAA